The sequence TCGGCGCCCTCGACGGAGAGGTCGTTGAACCGCTGGTGGATCTCCTCGGTGGCGCGCAGCTCGGTGAGCTGCGCGTCGACGATCAGCGCGTGCACCGCCTCGGTGATCCGGACGAACGGGGTGGCCCGGCGCAGCTCCACCAGGGGCAACCCACGCCGCTCGGCGGCGGCGGCCATCACCCGGGGCACACCGCTGACGTACCGGCGGCCCAGCTCGACGACGAGCCCGGAGACTCCGACGTCGGCGAGGTCGCCGATGAACGCGCGCAACCCGGTGTCGTCCCCGGGCAGGCCGATGCCGGTGGTGAGCACCAGTTCGCCGCCGCCGAGCAGGGTGGCGATGTCCGGTACCTCGGCGACGTGCACCCAGCGGACGGGTCGGTCCAGCCCGTCGTCGCCGGCGACGACGCGTGGAGCGCCGTGGCGGACCGGGTCCAGGGCGAGGACCTCACGGACGGTAGGGAACACGGCCGCCACGCTACCGTCCGTGACGCCGGAACTCGACTTGCCACCGCTGGCCGAGCCAGCCGGCCGGTACCTGCCACCGGCGGCCGTGGGTCGGCCGGGCTCAGTCGACGCCGAACTCCATCGCGGCGCGGTCGAGTGCCTCGTCCTCCGGGGAGGCGACGCCCCGGGAGGCGATGGCTTCCGCGCCGCCCTGCGGCATCGCGCCGATCAACCCGGTCGAGGCGGCCTGCGCGGCGCCGATCATCCGCTGCGGGTTCCCGCCGCCGACCAGGCCGAGGGAGGCGTACTGCTCCAGCTTCGACCGCGAGTCGGCGATGTCCAGGTTGCGCATGGTGAGCTGGCCGATCCGGTCCGACGGGCCGAACGCCGAGTCCTCGGTACGCTCCATCGACAGCTTGTCCGGGTGGTAGCTGAACGACGGGCCGGTGGTGTCCAGGATCGAGTAGTCCTCGCCCCGGCGCAGCCGCAACGTCACCTCGCCGGTGACCGCCGTGCCGACCCACCGCTGCAACGACTCGCGCAGCATCAGCGCCTGCGGGTCCAGCCAGCGGCCCTCGTACATCAGCCGACCGAGGCGGCGACCCTCGCTGTGGTAGTTCGCCAGGGTGTCCTCGTTGTGGATGGCGTTGACCAGCCGCTCGTACGCGGCGTGCAGCAGCGCCATCCCGGGCGCCTCGTAGATGCCGCGGCTCTTGGCCTCGATGATCCGGTTCTCGATCTGGTCCGACATGCCCAGGCCGTGCCGGCCGCCGATGGCGTTGGCCTCCAGCACCAGGTCGACGGCGTTGCCGAACTCCTTGCCGTTGATGGTGACCGGGCGGCCCTGGTCGAAGCCGACGGTGACGTCCTCGGTGGGGATCTCCACCGACGGGTCCCAGAACCGGACGCCCATGATCGGGTTGACAGTCTCGATGCCGGTGTCGAGGTGCTCCAGCGTCTTCGCCTCGTGCGTGGCACCCCAGATGTTGGCGTCGGTCGAGTATGCCTTCTCGGTGCTGTCCCGGTAGGGCAGGCCGCGTTCGAGCAGCCACTCGGACATCTCCTTACGCCCACCCAGCTCGGTGACGAAGGCGGTGTCGAGCCACGGCTTGTAGATGCGCAGCATCGGGTTGGCCAGCAGGCCGTACCGGTAGAACCGCTCGATGTCGTTGCCCTTGAAGGTCGAACCGTCGCCCCAGATCTGGACGTCGTCGGCGACCATCGCCCGCACCAGCAGGGTGCCGGTC comes from Micromonospora vinacea and encodes:
- the argG gene encoding argininosuccinate synthase, translated to MSKVLTSLPTGERVGIAFSGGLDTSVAVAWMRDKGAIPCAYTADIGQYDEPDIASVPGRALSYGAEVARLVDCRAALVEEGLAALTCGAFHIRTGGRAYFNTTPLGRAVTGTLLVRAMVADDVQIWGDGSTFKGNDIERFYRYGLLANPMLRIYKPWLDTAFVTELGGRKEMSEWLLERGLPYRDSTEKAYSTDANIWGATHEAKTLEHLDTGIETVNPIMGVRFWDPSVEIPTEDVTVGFDQGRPVTINGKEFGNAVDLVLEANAIGGRHGLGMSDQIENRIIEAKSRGIYEAPGMALLHAAYERLVNAIHNEDTLANYHSEGRRLGRLMYEGRWLDPQALMLRESLQRWVGTAVTGEVTLRLRRGEDYSILDTTGPSFSYHPDKLSMERTEDSAFGPSDRIGQLTMRNLDIADSRSKLEQYASLGLVGGGNPQRMIGAAQAASTGLIGAMPQGGAEAIASRGVASPEDEALDRAAMEFGVD